The following proteins are co-located in the Billgrantia tianxiuensis genome:
- a CDS encoding L,D-transpeptidase family protein: MIHGILNGWGWLGRLHRYWDWTDGCIAVTNQEMREIWSLVPNGTPISIK, encoded by the coding sequence ATGATCCACGGCATACTCAACGGCTGGGGTTGGCTGGGAAGGCTGCACCGCTACTGGGATTGGACGGATGGCTGCATAGCGGTTACCAATCAGGAAATGCGGGAAATATGGTCTCTCGTTCCCAATGGCACTCCAATAAGCATAAAGTAA